One Solea solea chromosome 5, fSolSol10.1, whole genome shotgun sequence genomic window carries:
- the LOC131459543 gene encoding zona pellucida sperm-binding protein 2-like: MASTTVLLLQLVLVSLASASHHYGGMATYTYKGRNTDGSFNVDFRRRSTYSGCSSHHSWYCVVSGHCAPFTYEKGTIESNSIWCETELLSTIKVVNDKPFNMRAHSCCWVNTRNLVSNWYLLTLIDLGMRSDTREPNRSPDVSIIPYLRIPQNCPRTYKLMAFDPDGDRVRCRYGNIPTHECHQCSLPGGFTLDQDSCMLHYNSTTHHSSVFGFEMVVEDFPKNHISLTYSDRSRRSVTPLNLIHPVPLSKLPLQFSVRVESSAPSCQEGVYLPQFINPTPANGARVQAVLNKEMEIIVKAQVSMGRIQAIHVSGPMNISKHTNAHNEFVIKWTPLHNDLGDHYPICFVVDALHQSRVYQSEMRCVLVDITATQVKSHVICTETTMTVMVEKASFPRLHQDHLRLSDPTNTVCSLQTHSNSTHVIGVFPLNACGTQVEEDNDFLYFKNEITPFDNTADVITRKHLLEVQFYCQYPKRGNVTQGFLAHRTNVTVWDKGFGTFTYQFEFYPDNQFHTMIDPISYPLEYDLGSRIYMQIEATSSVSNTELFVESCKASPYDNPNYSQTYSIIENGCKVDPTVVIHPSSDVKEFQFSIEAFKFIGLHDQVYISCSLMMCEAGNSNTRCSQGCINSTSPAKRRKREAIIQSAHHFVSQGPLRLHRSAESPEATGTWNLNLNLVFIVGCLLAAVGMVCGVALYKAKVSKVKYQPLPHLEN; the protein is encoded by the exons ATGGCTTCCACAACAGTGCTTCTGCTGCAGCTCGTCCTGGTCTCACTGGCATCAGCGTCACATCACTATGGAGGAATGGCGACCTACACCTATAAAGGAAGAAACACTGACGGATCATTCAAT GTGGACTTTCGCAGACGGTCAACCTACAGTGGGTGTTCCAGCCACCACTCATGGTATTGTGTCGTGAGTGGCCACTGCGCCCCCTTCACGTATGAGAAGGGTACAATTGAAAGTAACAGCATTTGGTGCGAAACTGAATTGCTCAGTACAATCAAAGTCGTGAATGACAAACCATTCAACATGAG GGCACATAGCTGTTGTTGGGTTAATACACGCAATCTAGTCAGTAACTGGTATCTACTGACTCTCATTGATTTGGGGATGAGATCTGACACCAGGGAGCCAAACAGATCACCAGACGTCTCCATCATACCTTACCTccg AATTCCTCAAAACTGCCCACGGACATACAAACTGATGGCCTTTGATCCTGATGGCGACAGAGTTCGATGCCGTTATGGAAATATCCCAACTCACGAGTGCCATCAATGCTCCCTTCCTGGTGGTTTCACCTTAGATCAG GACTCCTGCATGTTGCACTACAACAGTACAACTCACCATTCAAGCGTTTTTGGATTTGAGATGGTGGTGGAGGACTTCCCTAAAAACCACATCTCTCTGACCTACAGCGACAGATCCCGCCGCTCTGTAACTCCACTGAATCTCATACACCCTGTGCCTCTGAGTAAACTCCCGCTGCAATTCTCTGTTCGTG TGGAAAGCAGTGCTCCTTCATGTCAGGAGGGAGTCTACTTGCCACAGTTTATCAACCCAACACCTGCAAATGGGGCACGTGTCCAAGCAGTACTCAACAAGGAAATGGAGATCATTGTCAAAGCACAAGTCAGCATGGGAAG AATACAAGCTATCCATGTGAGTGGGCCGAtgaacatcagcaaacacaccAACGCACATAATGAGTTTGTCATCAAATGGACGCCTCTCCATAACGACTTGGGAGATCATTACCCGATCTGCTTTGTAGTTGATGCATTGCACCA GTCTCGTGTTTACCAGTCTGAGATGAGGTGTGTTCTGGTGGACATCACTGCAACGCAAG TTAAATCTCATGTGATCTGCACCGAGACCACAATGACAGTGATGGTTGAGAAAGCCTCGTTCCCTCGACTCCACCAGGATCATCTGCGGCTCAGTGATCCCACAAACACGGTCTGCAGCCTCCAGACACACTCCAACAGCACTCACGTCATCGGTGTCTTCCCCCTCAATGCTTGTGGTACTCAGGTTGAG GAAGACAATGATTTCCTCTATTTCAAGAATGAAATCACTCCGTTTGACAACACTGCCGACGTGATCACCAGGAAGCATCTGCTGGAAGTGCAGTTCTACTGCCAATACCCAAAACGAGGAAATGTGACTCAGGGCTTCTTAGCACACAGGACGAATGTCACAGTGTGGGACAAGGGCTTTGGCACATTCACCTATCAGTTTGAGTTCTACCCCGACAATCAGTTCCACACCATGATCGATCCAATTTCTTATCCACTGGAGTACGACTTAGGGAGCAGGATTTACATGCAGATCGAGGCCACCTCTTCAGTCAGCAACACAGAGCTGTTTGTGGAGTCCTGCAAAGCTTCACCATATGACAACCCAAACTACAGCCAAACCTACTCCATCATTGAAAACGG GTGCAAAGTGGACCCAACTGTTGTAATCCATCCCAGCAGTGATGTCAAAGAATTCCAGTTCAGCATAGAGGCCTTCAAATTCATCGGACTGCATGATCAG GTGTACATCAGCTGTTCACTCATGATGTGTGAAGCAGGAAACTCCAACACAAGGTGCTCACAGGGGTGCATCAACTCCACAAGTCCTGCCAAACGCCGAAAGAGAGAGGCCATCATCCAGAGTGCTCACCACTTTGTTTCCCAGGGGCCCCTGCGCCTCCACAGGTCAGCAGAGAGCCCCGAAGCCACAG GGACCTGGAACTTGAATTTGAACCTGGTGTTCATCGTTGGATGTCTTCTTGCTGCTGTTGGCATGGTCTGTGGAGTGGCTTTGTACAAAGCCAaagtgtcaaaggtcaaataccAACCTTTGCCACATTTGGAGAATTAA